The sequence below is a genomic window from Nicotiana tomentosiformis chromosome 6, ASM39032v3, whole genome shotgun sequence.
gcttggataaactcggatgtcctaaacgtctgtgaaTTAGCTCTGGAGGATCCGTAACTAGACATGCCTTGAGGGGtttgagtgagttaaggtagtaaaggcttCTGATTCACGCCCTGTGCCAATCGTCTGTCCtgtactgcggtcctgcataataaaagaatcatcaataaagtatataccacaatggagagCACGAGTCAAAggactaacagatgcaagactaaagGGACAGCCAGGTACATAAAGAACGGAATCCAGAGTGACAGAAGATaggggattagcttgtccaactgcTTTTGCTTTAGTTTGAAtcccattggctaaagtaacagtgagaagagactgtgaatatacaatatttgacaaaagtgattTATTACCAGAGATATGATCAGAAGTGACTGAGTCCATGACCTATGGTCCAAGAGtactagactgggaaacacaagcaaaagaattaccagcaaCAGAATTATCAGTCTGAGCAACaaaggctacttgtggagatgtctgcttactttcTTGGTACTGAAGGAACTCATTATATTCTCTTTCAGATAAAGAAAATCCCTGGTTACCTgtagtctcggtctgagcaacATAAGCATTTTTTGGTGATCGACCATGTAAAGAATAGCACacttcacgagtgtgtccaagtttatgacaataagaacacttaggtctagatcttccaaaacgacctcctcctcaTCTACAGTGTTTTGGATAGCGTGTGGCGACAAATAGCGATGAGGGCccgcttcactgaggcgagaggcgcgcagcgaagcgctcgcctttttgatgtgaagcgacaatttatacaaaaacataaaatattatatacatataactaaaaactcaataacaataatatattaataaatatatcattCAAAAATTAAAGACTCAATAGATAGTCATAGACTCATAGTAGATTCATAAACTAAAGTCTAATAGTCTAAAACAAGCAACGtctattcttcttcaagattttcaaattctacaacttCATGAATGTTAGCATTATATTGGCTatcatcttcttcatcctcggAGTTTTCATCAATTAGGGACCGGCTTGAACTTGCTACTCCCTTTCCCTTGTAACTTGAAGAACTCCCTCTAAGACCATAGATATTCTCCTCAACTCCAACCGCCATAGAAACAGTACCCCAATCAAGATCATCTCCTTCATACACTTGTTCATCTTCATGATTTTGGGGGGCTCCAGTTAACCATTCATTTGCCTCGTCAATGTTGTCCAACAAAATTGGATCAATGGTATCGCGAGCTTCATAACGTCGCCTCAATGTTCTATTGTATTTAATATACACTAGATCATTGAGACGCGATAGCTCAAGCCTATTCCTTTTCTTGGAGTGAATCTGCGCATAagttgtttagattaattaatcgatactaataataatacaatataaaatatattaatataataaatctACTTCTTACATGCTCAAATACGCTTCCAATTTCTCTCGCATCCAGATGCACTACAAGTTAGGCTTAGTACTTTGATGGCAAACTTTTGCAAGTTTGGAGTTTGATGTCCAAATTGCTTCCACCATTCaactatagaaaaatattttaaaagttaataaatataaatcaaataaattaatttaaagttaTAAGGATATCTATATTAAAGTTAGTTACCTGGCGACCTTATGTCTCTGGCTCTAATGGCCGCTTGTAAACCAAATAGGCCCTCTGCTTGTGAGTACCTACCAAACTCCTCCCCTATTTGATCTATCGTCGCTGAATTAGGGACCAACTTCTCAAGACATGCATGGTATCCAATCCACACCTCTGAAGCCAAAGTTTCATCTCTAGTGTTCTTGTAAAATAATCCCGGGTTCAGAAGATGGCCTGCTGCATGCAAAGGTCGATGGAGTTGATTCTCCCACCTGATATCAATTATCTCAAAAACTTTCTCATATTTTCTAACATCTCCCTCAAATGACGCTGCAATAGTCTCTTTGGCTCTATCCATAGCCTCATAAAGATAGCCCATTGGTGGTTTTCTCTCCCCATCCACCATACGAAGTACCTTAATCAAAGGACCACCAACTTTAAGAGCCCGAACGACGTCATTCCAGAATGATGGAGAAATAAGAACTTTGGCAGTTTCTTTTCCCGCAACTTCCTTTGCATATCTATTATCTTTCCATTCATTTGAAAGAACTAGCTTTCTCAATTTTTTCTTTTACAAGTAAAAactatgcaaagttaagaaagcCGTTGCAAATCTAGTCTTGGCcggtctcaccaaatttctttcatttgtgaatttcctcatcaaattcaacaacaacGGCCTCTGACTGATGTAAGAATATACCCTGACGGCCTTAGTGAAAACTGTAAAAGTAACAATAACAATTTTATAGTTAATACTTAATAGGATAGGACATAAGTATCAATAACTATATTAAAGTTACCTGAAGCATATGGGTTTTCCTTGAATATGTCACCAAACATCAAGTTGATACAATGGGCAGCACATGGAGTCCAATAAATGTGTGGATACATAGCTTCCATCATCCTACCCGCACTAACATTCTCACTAGCATTATCTGTAACAATTTGTACAACATTTTCCTTTCCAATTTTATCAATAGTCTTTCTAAACAAGCTGTACATTTTGCTTCCATCCGTAGAAGAGTTGCTAGCATCGTGAGATTCAAGAAAAACACTCCCTCTTGGAGAGTTCACCAACACATTTATGATCATTTTTCCATTCCGTGCTgtccatttatccatcataatggaACATCCAAACTTGTTCCATTCCACTTTATGCTCCTCAATAATTTGGTCTATCTTCTTCACCTCTTTTTTAAGATGAGTTACTCTAACTTCATGATAGCTAGGAGGCTTCATTCCTGGGCCATATTGTCCTACAGCTTCAATGAATTTATCAAAAGTTTTGTAGTTAACACAGTTGAAAGGAAGCCCTGCATCATAAATCCATGCTGCAAAGGCACTTACGGCGCGGTctctcaaaatcttcttggcttCTAAACCTAGACCTTCTTCACCTTTTCCCTTTTCTTGTTGTTTTGCCGAGAAATAAAGATTGAGAGGACCTTTTGTCACTGTACGTGCCGTCGTGGATGACCCACTAGAACTATTTGAAGATATCTTATGAGTTTTTTTGGGGGGGAGGTCTCATTTCACCATCTtcatccatttcatcatcttcatcaattaGATTCACCGATGCTTCAAAATTCATTTGAGTTCTTGTCACATTTTTCTTATCAACAAACGCTTTTACTTCCTCCCTAACCTCGGGCGGACAAAGGGGACATTGTACTACATTTTTAAATCCACCTATCAAATGTTGCTTGTGACGAGTTATCCCACCATTATATGTTTTTTCACAAAATACACATTTAATTGCGGATCTTGATGAGCCTTGTATAGCATAATTCCAAGCTATATCATTTCGTTTATTACTATCGGATGACATTTCAACGCTgttttattgaaaaaaaaattatcaaatcaATATGCAATTAATTCTACTCTATAAGAGACTATAAGtcaataattgaaaaaaaaaaaaaaaagggggccTGAAAGAAACAGAAAGTTTGTTAAGAGAAGAAGCAATCTCTGTTATTTTGCAAAAACAGGGCTTCGAAACAACCTCTGTAATTTTGCAAAAACAGAGCTTCAAAACCTCTGTTATTTTGCCAAAACAGAACCAAAAAAAATAGAGCACAAAAACAGACCTCTCTTTCTGTTAAGAGAAGAAGAAACCTCTGTATTTTGCTCGAAAAATAGAGCAGAAAACAGACCTCTGTTTCTGTTCTTTTCGACAAAAAACagaggaaaaaaaatagaaagaagaagaagaagaagaaggagaaaggagaaagaagaaagaagaaagaaaaaagaagaaagaagaagaagtaaCCTCTGTATTTTGCTCGAAAAATAGAGCAGAAAACAGACCTCTGTTTCTGTTCTTTTCGACAAAAAACAGaggaaaaaaatagaaagaagaagaagaagaagaaagaagaaaggagaagaagcatACCTGGACTTTCAATGGCTGGAACCTCAAGCTTCTGAAAGAAGAAGACGATGGCTCGCGAGTTCAGAACGTCAAAGTCTCAAAGAAGCTCTGTTGTTTTGTTCAAGTTGAAGAAGATATGTTGTCAAGCCCTAATCACGACCCTTTTTGTTGAGTCTttgctttttttcttctttttttttaaaaaaaacaaaaggcGACGCTATGGTCGCTTCTCGCGACACTGTCGCCTCTCGCCACGCAGGCAGAGGCGAGCGCTATTTCGAAACGCAACGCAACAGAGGCTCTGTGGCGATACTGTCTCGCCTCGCCTCGCCTCACGCTATTAGCGCTGAGGCGAGCGCTATTTATAACACTGCTCGTCTATtttccatagtttgagatgcccgattTTTCACTTTGGGATGCGAAAATAGAGGAGTCAAGGGTATGTGATGAGATCACAGTCAAGGGTCTGTGATGAGATCACAGTCAAGGgtctgtgatgagatcactgggtgacttggtgctgcagcaaggcgaaGTAAttgagagaataattcatcaactatagggacagtcggactagccaaaatctggtcacCTACTGAATCAAGGTCATTAGGAAATCCACTGAGTGTAACAActagaaacatcttctgtcgtTGCTCTTGTTGCTTTTCAATACTAGCAGAAACTGTCATCGGCTTCTCAAATTCTTCCATGACTGCATGTACTTgtcccaagtaagtagacatatttGATTCCTGTTTCTTCAAGCTTGTCATTCGcaatatcacatcatagaaacgagatatgtcattagtgtataaagtACGAACCTTTCCCAAACTAAATAACATGCATGGAATGGGTGAAACAAAGGCATCAatttggaatcaatagatcgccacaggatactacataactgagcatcgatctTTTTCCACTGTGCTTTGGCCTTTTCATCTCCCTCACTAGCCTTTTTGGTTAAGTggtcttgaacaccttgacccttgcaccacaactcaacaaaggaagcccaagctaagtagtttgaacttcCCATTAAGGGTTCCAAAGTAATCATGAAGCTTGAATTTGCAGAACCTCTGAACCAGTGCTTTTAGAAACAAAATACATCAATTCCCAAAGATATAGTTGGATTGGAGAGAAGTCTAGAAACATGTAATAAAAATAATCAACTGTATCTTGTTGAAACAGGACTTTTCTGCCGGAAAAAATTGAAAGTGAtcggaataaaaataaaatataatggaTAGGCTCGGAATTGACAGTCGAACACACTGTCCAAAAGAACTTTCGTCAAAAACTGACTGGAACACAATCCACGCGCCGGCGCTTGTGACAGACGCGCCGCCGGCGTCAGATATTCAACGCGCGCGTGACGACGCGTGCTAGGGTTTCTGCCGGGGTGGTTTcttggggtttggtcgccggagcCTTTTGAGTATgttggtggtgttggttttagcacaacactCACCAATAGGGAGGTGACGCAATCGGATCTGGAAAAAGTCGCCGGAAATTGATGTACAACGACTGTCCGACCTTTCCGGAGTTTCTCACCgatactctgataccatgtgagaattaATAAGTCCGACAATTATATTATTAATGTATTGACAATGATACAATGAGTCCTATATATAATACATgttctactcctactacatatgggaTTAGGGTTATATACATATAACTATTTAACGAACAAATTAACACAGGTAGCAGTTAATACCAACCCATAAACCTTACCAACTCGAAACAAGTAAAAATGTTGTTGTCTCTGTCAATGCGGCTAGTTCAGATGATAATCTCTACTTGATAATCAAATTGAATAATAAAATAGGACGTTATGTAGCCTcctcaaaaagttattttttaaatatatagtAGAGAATTTGGCTGCCTTATATTCTGTTATATTTGTCTTTGGAAGTTCTTGTCAGCTTGGTTCTAATCATGGATTCTCTACTTTAGCTGTCGATTTTACAACTGGAGATGATCCATGGCCCAATTTTAAGTTGCAAAAAGAGTTCAATGCACCAGGGAAATCACCACCTCTTTCTACGTTAGTGTCTTTTTGTTTGCTCCTTTCTTATCAAGCCATCAGCTGCTATAGGTGATGTTGATAGGTTTTGGTATTTAGGGAGTTCTACACTGGATGGCTCACGCACTGGGGAGAGTTTGTTGCAAATACTGATGCAACTGTTACAGCAACTTACTTAGAACGGATCTTGTCAAGAAATGGATCAGCTGTGCTCTACGTGAGTTCCAATTCTGCTGTTTATGGTGACATATCATTACTTGATACCAAGCTGATATATACTCTTTTCTCCTAGATGGCGCATGGTGGAACAAATTTTGGGTTTTATAGTGGTGCAAATACTGGTGCAGACGAGTCTGATTACAAACCTGATCTTACATCCTATGATTATGTGAGGAAATTTCTGATATTTTTCATTAAAGTTTCTTGCTCTATCATAGTAATGAAACTAAAGACCTTGTCCAGGATGCACCTATCAAAGAATCTGGCGACATTGACAATCCAAAATACCAAGGTGTACTAATCTGAATATATACCTGTTCTCTTGTTGTAATTTTATCATGGCAAAGTTTTTCCTTTGCCATCTGTTATCTTATTATGGAACCTTTTCTTTGAAGTTTTTGTTTATCTTTTGTTTGTCCCTTTCCATGGAACTTCCTACTGGTGGAAGGTCAGAAATTTTCAAGATTAGAGGATTGAGGGGGTGTAAGACCTTTTTCTTTTCAGTCTGGACTCTTATTcctgtttttcttttcttctttactTTTTTCCTTGGTAGGGGGGAGGGTGTATTGTTTGTTAAATAGAAGGAAGAAACACTTTTAATTCCATGGACAAAGAAAAAGTCCTGGAAAGTGAATGATGACTATTTTTGCTCTCTCAAATGATCAAATTGTTTTATATCTCATCAAGTGTTTCCTCTTAGTAGTGTAACCAAAGC
It includes:
- the LOC138893410 gene encoding uncharacterized protein: MVDGERKPPMGYLYEAMDRAKETIAASFEGDVRKYEKVFEIIDIRWENQLHRPLHAAGHLLNPGLFYKNTRDETLASEVWIGYHACLEKLVPNSATIDQIGEEFGRYSQAEGLFGLQAAIRARDIRSPVEWWKQFGHQTPNLQKFAIKVLSLTCSASGCERNWKRI
- the LOC138893454 gene encoding uncharacterized protein — encoded protein: MKPPSYHEVRVTHLKKEVKKIDQIIEEHKVEWNKFGCSIMMDKWTARNGKMIINVLVNSPRGSVFLESHDASNSSTDGSKMYSLFRKTIDKIGKENVVQIVTDNASENVSAGRMMEAMYPHIYWTPCAAHCINLMFGDIFKENPYASVFTKAVRVYSYISQRPLLLNLMRKFTNERNLVRPAKTRFATAFLTLHSFYL